The Rhodothermales bacterium genome has a segment encoding these proteins:
- a CDS encoding gamma-glutamyl-gamma-aminobutyrate hydrolase family protein (Members of this family of hydrolases with an active site Cys residue belong to MEROPS family C26.), which translates to MKRPLIGITTSLKDGKQELDARYADAVEAAGGIPVVLPTTTDPGVAEALVDLVQGLVITGGPAIQEGLIGSLPDDIKPTDARRSASDRLYLELHRRRSAPVLGICYGMQLINAVAGGTIHADVQSALEGTGVHSSERGGTSHAFTAEPDTWIAKLLGEEPRSVNTYHIQALASVGQGFRVAGRADDGVIEAIENEDGSVLGVQFHPERQVTDLLPLFKHLVARAADRS; encoded by the coding sequence ATGAAGAGGCCTCTGATAGGCATCACCACGTCGTTAAAGGACGGCAAACAGGAACTGGACGCGAGGTACGCGGATGCTGTTGAAGCTGCCGGAGGGATTCCTGTGGTATTGCCGACCACCACGGATCCAGGCGTGGCCGAAGCGCTTGTGGACCTTGTGCAGGGACTGGTGATCACCGGTGGGCCTGCGATCCAGGAGGGACTGATCGGCTCGCTGCCCGACGACATCAAGCCCACCGACGCCCGCCGGTCTGCATCAGACAGGCTGTATCTGGAACTGCACCGAAGGCGCAGTGCGCCCGTGCTGGGGATCTGCTACGGCATGCAGCTGATCAACGCGGTGGCCGGCGGCACCATCCACGCAGACGTGCAGTCCGCCCTGGAGGGAACGGGCGTGCACTCCAGCGAGCGAGGCGGCACTTCGCACGCATTCACCGCCGAACCCGACACCTGGATCGCGAAGCTTCTCGGAGAGGAGCCGCGTTCGGTGAACACCTATCACATCCAGGCCCTGGCATCCGTGGGCCAGGGATTCCGGGTGGCCGGCCGAGCCGACGACGGCGTCATCGAAGCCATCGAAAACGAAGACGGCTCGGTACTGGGCGTGCAATTCCACCCGGAGCGTCAGGTGACTGATCTGCTCCCGTTATTCAAGCACCTCGTAGCCCGGGCCGCAGACAGATCCTGA
- a CDS encoding c-type cytochrome, giving the protein MKRVLPLVLGVVVAACTTPPQQRGTTGAEVYATTCAACHAADGLGVNEAFPPLKDSPWVSLPDSLLIRLTLRGLRGPIQVNGREYNNMMPPHAFLTDEQLAAVLTFVRTEFGAGGLIEPDQVAAERQRFGSGPMWTIQELTAAPE; this is encoded by the coding sequence ATGAAGCGTGTGCTTCCCCTGGTGCTGGGTGTTGTCGTTGCGGCGTGTACCACGCCGCCGCAACAACGGGGAACGACGGGCGCCGAGGTCTACGCGACCACCTGCGCAGCCTGCCACGCCGCCGACGGACTCGGTGTCAATGAAGCTTTCCCGCCTCTAAAGGACAGCCCCTGGGTCAGTCTGCCGGATTCGCTGCTCATTCGGCTGACGCTACGTGGCCTGCGGGGCCCCATTCAGGTGAATGGCCGTGAATACAACAACATGATGCCGCCCCACGCCTTCCTCACGGACGAGCAGCTGGCCGCGGTACTCACGTTTGTGCGTACGGAGTTTGGAGCCGGTGGGCTCATTGAGCCCGACCAGGTTGCGGCAGAGCGTCAGCGATTCGGCTCTGGACCGATGTGGACCATCCAGGAGCTCACCGCCGCGCCTGAATGA
- a CDS encoding MOSC domain-containing protein, whose translation MNDIVESVMRSGFGQPASVAYLVGKPAPGEHLPLERTLVVAGKGFEGDHDRTAWWKGELIPGREVTAMAIEVLRAMRVAPDVPGDNLITRGVDLGALNAGDRLMIGDVVLVRSEKPHRPCALFRQRAGHEAFEAAAAGLRGALFSVERSGEIAVGDPIEVVAEVSA comes from the coding sequence ATGAACGACATCGTTGAGTCCGTGATGCGATCCGGCTTCGGCCAACCGGCAAGCGTGGCGTACCTGGTCGGAAAACCCGCACCGGGCGAGCACCTGCCCCTGGAACGGACCCTGGTCGTAGCCGGCAAGGGGTTCGAGGGTGATCACGACCGCACCGCGTGGTGGAAGGGGGAGTTGATTCCTGGTCGGGAGGTCACCGCAATGGCGATCGAGGTGCTGCGTGCGATGCGGGTTGCGCCGGACGTGCCCGGCGACAATCTGATTACGCGCGGCGTGGATCTCGGTGCACTGAACGCCGGGGATCGGCTCATGATTGGTGATGTGGTGCTTGTTCGCAGCGAGAAACCGCATCGCCCATGTGCGCTGTTCAGACAGCGGGCCGGGCACGAGGCTTTTGAGGCTGCGGCAGCGGGGCTGCGCGGTGCCCTCTTCTCGGTAGAACGATCGGGAGAAATCGCGGTGGGCGACCCGATCGAGGTTGTTGCCGAGGTGAGCGCATGA